TTTCCTGCATATCGATGATGTTGCCCGCGGTTTTTGGGCGTTGCTGCAACAAGAAGCGACTGGTGTTTATAATGTCAGTTCAGGAGAACCGGTTTCGATTGCGGCAGTGGTGAAGGAATTGGGCAGGTTGATGCAATCTGATGCCCATAGAGTGCAGATGAGGAAACAGGGAGAGGATTGCGGTCCTCATCTGATATGTGGTGATAACCGTAAACTCCGGGAACTCGGCTGGCGGCCGACACTGCCCCTGCAGTCTGGCCTCCAGAAAACACTTGCCGACTTGAATTTGCACTAAACGTATGAACGTTGTGAGATAATAACATGAAGCTGACGCTGGATACGGATGCGCAAACGCTGACCCTTGAGGAAGAGGGCAGGTCAAAGGAGATGCCGCTTTACTCCAAGGCGGCCTTTGAAGCCCTGTCAAAACAGTGGCTACGTGTCGGCTGGGATCAAAAATACCCTTATACCTTCAGCTGGTTTGGCCGACCAGTCATCCAGTTGCCGGAAGACATGGTGCGGATGCAGGAGGTGATCCATAGCGTTCAGCCCGATGTCATAATTGAAACCGGTGTGGCACACGGGGGATCCCTGATTTTCTATGCAAGCCTTTGCAAGGCAATGGGCAAGGGACGGATCATCGGTATCGATATCGAGATCCGGTCACATAATAGGCAGGCCATCGAAGAGCACTTCCTGAGTGATTATATTACCTTGATTGAGGGCAGTTCCACTGCTGCGGATGTACTGGCTGAAACAAAGGAGTATATCGGCAAAAATGACATTGTTCTGGTTATTCTCGACTCCAACCACTCCTATCAGCACGTACGAGAAGAGTTGCGACTATATGCGCCATTGGTCACAGATGGCTCTTACATAGTAGCAACGGATGGAAGCATGCGGGACCTTACCGACGTGCCGCGAGGCAAAGCGGAATGGGCAGACGATAACCCGGCGCAAGCGGCTGAGGATTTCGTCAAGGAGAACGACAACTTTATTATCGAGCAACCGTACTGGCCTTTCAATGAGAGTAATCTCGATCAGAATATCACGCATTGGCCGAACGCTTGGATTAAGAAGGCGGGCAATAAATAAATGTCATTAAGCGTAATAATACCAACAAAAAATAGAGCAGAGACTCTTTTTTATACAATACAAACAGTTATAAATCAAGATGACAGCATTATAAAACAGATAATTGTCAGTGATAATTTAAGCACAGATAATACTCGTGAAGTTATTAATAGTTTTAATGATTATCGAATTAAATACATTAGGCCACCGCAAAGATTAGGTATGTCCGAACATTGGGAGTTCGCCTTAAGTCATATTAATACGGAATGGGTATGTATTATTGGTGATGATGATGGCTTAACTCCGTTTTTTACAAATCTACTTCATAGAATATTGAAAAAATCACCATGCAAGGCTATAAGTACCAAACAATGCTCATATAAATGGCCTGACCAGAAATATGGGCATGGATTCATTAAATACAATAACATTAATGAAATAAGAAGTACTAAAAAATACATATCTTCACTTATAAAAGGAAAAATATCTCATAAAGAGTTACCTTGGATTTATACAGGTGGAATTGTCCATAAAGATATAATAAATACT
The Fodinicurvata sediminis DSM 21159 genome window above contains:
- a CDS encoding cephalosporin hydroxylase family protein, encoding MKLTLDTDAQTLTLEEEGRSKEMPLYSKAAFEALSKQWLRVGWDQKYPYTFSWFGRPVIQLPEDMVRMQEVIHSVQPDVIIETGVAHGGSLIFYASLCKAMGKGRIIGIDIEIRSHNRQAIEEHFLSDYITLIEGSSTAADVLAETKEYIGKNDIVLVILDSNHSYQHVREELRLYAPLVTDGSYIVATDGSMRDLTDVPRGKAEWADDNPAQAAEDFVKENDNFIIEQPYWPFNESNLDQNITHWPNAWIKKAGNK